The following are encoded in a window of Doryrhamphus excisus isolate RoL2022-K1 chromosome 16, RoL_Dexc_1.0, whole genome shotgun sequence genomic DNA:
- the zc3h13 gene encoding zinc finger CCCH domain-containing protein 13 isoform X2, whose amino-acid sequence MSKIRRKVTVENSKTISDSSTTTASSSTSNPAAPSRRPSVFERLGPSTGSNAADSHCRNWLKTGNCSYGNTCRYTHGTQPRGKGFNFSRSAERPTGDLRERMKNKRQDNDPESVKRELDEHTSPTGRQRDSSRGRHREKEDIKITKERTPASEEEPPEWETTHSDIGDYDYELSLEMKRQKIQRELMKLEQENLDKREEMVVKKDETATKTRSTAVQKASPELLPSRDPPSPRKSSGSPKHKSGVKGSGKKEKKALASSPITETAKSKGSHSKKKGPRTPSPPPPVPLDIPVVGKKHKGKHKNKEKGEEKQKEGKDRGRDAEKHKGQNKKEKRRDRSDSSHKAKRLVTSEEQSASVSPPTRKKSISPKAASHKAALLVSPPRRSPSPQRRQRTPTPPRRRSPSSRSDSSPQRHSTSPRRRRSSSPAYHRSAAASSPPRSQRSRSPAVSHDASSPHRRSDRSSPARRHSRGRERSRGDRERSPHTQERRRERRDESRSKREKDNNREDRDYDTEQVLSRDSRDDRDSREARERRDGRGRDTARELRDRRDVKETRESRTETRCSRESLEHRDREREREKDRDREREKERDRDRERIDTLRKEEAAQDDRNYGRSHGREEGGREGRAETRTDRNGRGRGREIPDKGSNRNSRGSQLDSSHDNWESRSGGARERSTERSNASERDRYDGDKRGEQARDSSYDRRGGHSDRDRRDNRDRDQRAASPNRHQRRSEESERDERRDERRTDRGDERREDRTRDRERDREREREREKDREREREKEREKEREAERERARERERERERDREREREREREEREREREERERERKEREREREQRERERQREWEERERGREERRDRREDARDDRAIRETRDDRKTSRKRHRLESSPSPRPSPKRGTRDISPADSDGYISADEKSERPIGRGLAKLHPQPLLPSPVCLPPSDSTDKHRLLSQVVRPQEPQLRSPSRATAPDDKPGHWKDEERRAASDKRELRSRHEDQEARGERTRVGDRRGDQVADTHSDARGRGRDLRDPTPPPVSVAPGADREDRDVAGSQPQEDSKKKTKALRKGLKKGRKEESEVAGGKGVTEPPTGATMGGPPSLLSPKKGAKKKVLERKRKRSHGDSDASEEDSSVAQPHNKRKRGPRTPPPSLRPGQRGTGANAEPSPQSKIDNFSDWSDEEVSDRGQLDSALTERAPTEPLRRGSGPRMGRERERCNPPPIAPLLLQDPPMMLQTLTPQPLMSQPLLRKPLPEQPRSSSMGSNQSRTSSRRPRSPSNESAHRDDLQGSRSRRGRLQGSNAHDRERERERERLAMNDPPGAERKSRIDQLRRGEPSRSTSSDRQDSRSHSSRRSSPDSERQARSQSRAGSYDSRERDRDREQFDRERDRKDVRQQQPGLILQQPLQQQRDWDPETREWTGRGREPLLMRPGREPLLRERDIRDRERLLPEGLIQQHERERERERDRSDRERERLMMLASPSHSDTRAAARSDLIRQDRGDYEPLLPREVFSPPEPEKPSNSHHVAGEQPEMERIDSIDGEDDGKEDDSQSVASVGEEYEPISDDELDEILADSQKKEEQQDEEKIAGPLDVIDVDWSSLMPRQKQEPRAAGAALLRFTPGAVLLRAGVSKRLAGPQLLEKVKEVCKAELDDPKEADKLFEHDLGALNMAALNRRVERAGLLSNLGPCCKALCARRDLAIRRQLLKNDKGLTKQYPMNPVVDSELLQMSMRLFRKTMAGQVSAPERSDSGSDPAPEPSLPAPPIVAQPEVCVS is encoded by the exons ATGTCCAAGATCAGGCGAAAGGTTACAGTGGAGaattcaaaaacaatatctgATAGCAGCACTACCACCGCATCCAGCAGCACCAGCAACCCTGCCGCCCCCTCGCGCCGACCCAGCGTGTTTGAACGACTCGGCCCGAGCACTGGGAGTAATGCTGCTGAT AGTCACTGTAGAAATTGGCTGAAGACTGGAAACTGCAGTTACGGCAACACTTGTCGCTATACACATGGAACTCAACCACGAGGCAAAGGATTTAACTTTAGCCG gtcAGCGGAGAGACCCACAGGCGATCTGCGGGAGAGGATGAAGAATAAAAGACAGGATAATGACCCAGAAAGCGTGAAGCGAGAATTGGACGAGCACACATCTCCTACAGGAAGA CAGAGAGACTCTTCCAGAGGCCGACATAGAGAAAAAGAGGATATCAAAATTACAAAGGAGCGTACCCCAGCCAGTGAGGAAGAGCCCCCAGAGTGGGAGACAACTC ATTCTGATATTGGTGACTACGACTACGAGTTGTCCCTTGAGATGAAACGTCAGAAGATTCAACGTGAACTAATGAAGCTGGAGCAGGAGAATTTGGACAAGAGAGAAGAGATGGTCGTGAAGAAAGACGAGACCGCCACCAAAACAAGATCTACGGCTGTTCAAAAA GCTTCCCCTGAGCTGTTACCCTCGCGAGACCCCCCTTCACCCAGGAAGTCCAGTGGCTCCCCAAAACACAAAAGTGGAGTCAAAGGGTCTGggaagaaagagaaaaaggCATTAGCATCCTCGCCTATCACAGAAACTGCCAA ATCGAAAGGAtctcacagcaagaagaaaGGGCCTCGTACACCCAGTCCCCCCCCTCCAGTACCTCTGGACATCCCTGTGGTTGGAAAGAAGCACAAAGGcaagcacaaaaacaaagagAAGGGTGAGGAGAAGCAGAAAGAAGGGAAAGACAGGGGACGGGATGCCGAAAAACACAAAggacaaaacaaaaaggaaaaacgCAG AGATCGATCAGACAGCTCCCATAAGGCCAAGCGCTTGGTGACATCAGAGGAACAATCCGCTAGTGTGTCACCCCCTACCAGGAAGAAGTCCATTTCCCCCAAAGCTGCTTCACATAAGGCCGCCCTACTGGTGTCTCCGCCTCGCAG ATCTCCATCTCCTCAACGCCGCCAGCGCACACCCACTCCGCCCCGCCGCCGCTCTCCTTCCTCTCGCTCCGACTCCTCCCCGCAGCGGCATTCGACCTCACCTCGCCGCCGGCGCTCGTCATCCCCCGCCTACCACCGCAGCGCCGCAGCTTCTTCACCGCCAAGGTCCCAGCGGTCTCGATCTCCCGCCGTTTCCCATGATGCGTCTTCGCCCCACCGGCGCTCTGATAGATCAAGCCCTGCTCGGCGCCACTCGAGAGGTCGTGAGAGAAGCCGCGGCGACAGAGAGAGGAGTCCGCACACTCAGGAGCGCAGACGTGAGCGCAGAGATG AGAGCCGAAGCAAGCGAGAAAAGGACAATAACCGTGAAGACAGGGACTACGACACGGAGCAGGTCTTGTCTCGGGATAGCCGTGACGACAGAGACTCCAGAGAAGCCCGAGAGCGACGGGATGGTCGAGGACGGGACACAGCCAGAGAGCTTCGCGACCGCAGAGATGTGAAGGAAACGAGAGAGAGCAGGACAGAAACTCGCTGCAGCCGAGAGTCACTTGAGCATCGGGATCGTGAGCGAGAGCgtgagaaagacagagacagagagcgGGAAAAGGAAAGGGACCGAGATAGGGAGAGGATCGACACCCTCAGGAAGGAGGAAGCTGCCCAGGACGACAGGAATTACGGGAGATCTCATGGACGTgaagaaggaggaagagaaggaCGAGCTGAGACCAGAACGGACAGAAACGGACGAGGGAGGGGGCGTGAAATACCTGACAAAG GCTCAAACAGGAACTCTCGAGGGTCCCAGCTGGACAGCAGCCATGACAACTGGGAGTCACGAAGCGGCGGTGCACGTGAACGCAGCACAGAGAGGAGCAATGCATCAGAGCGAGACCGCTACGATGGCGACAAGAGAGGAGAGCAGGCCCGAGACTCGTCATACGACAGGAGAGGTGGTCACAGTGACAGAGACCGCAGAGATAATCGTGACAGAG ATCAAAGGGCAGCTTCTCCAAATCGACACCAGAGAAGATCCGAGGAGTCAGAGAGGGACGAGAGAAGGGATGAGCGAAGGACAGACCGAGGAGATGAGCGACGGGAGGACAGGACCAGAGACCGTGAGAGAGACAGGGAGCGAGAGCGGGAACGGGAGAAAGACAGGGAGCGGGAGAGGGAAAAGGAGCGAGAAAAGGAGAGAGAGGCTGAGCGGGAGCGTGCCAGGGAGCGGGAGCGTGAAAGGGAGAGAGACAGGGAGCGTGAAAGGGAGCGGGAGAGAGAGGAACGAGAACGGGAGAGAGAGGAGCGCGAGAGGGAGAGGAAGGAGCGTGAGCGGGAGAGAGAGCAGCGGGAGCGAGAGAGGCAGCGGGAATGGGAGgagcgagagagagggagggaggaaaggcGAGATAGGAGAGAAGATGCCCGCGATGACCGCGCCATTCGAGAAACGCGGGACGATCGCAAAACAAG TCGCAAGCGGCACAGGTTGGAGAGCAGCCCAAGCCCCCGACCTTCACCCAAGCGAGGGACACGTGACATCAGTCCTGCAGACAGTGACGGCTACATCAGCGCAGATGAGAAAAGTGAGCGTCCAATTGGCCGAGGACTGGCCAAGCTCCACCCACAGCCCCTCCTCCCCAGCCCTGTGTGTCTGCCTCCGAGTGACA GCACGGACAAGCATCGCCTTTTGAGCCAGGTGGTGCGGCCCCAGGAGCCCCAGTTGCGCTCCCCATCGAGGGCTACAGCGCCCGATGACAAGCCTGGCCACTGGAAGGATGAAGAGCGCCGAGCAGCATCAGACAAGAGGGAATTGCGCAGTCGCCACGAGGACCAGGAAGCCCGAGGCGAGCGCACCAGGGTGGGTGACCGACGAGGGGATCAGGTGGCAGACACGCACTCAGACGCCCGTGGCCGAGGCAGAGACCTGCGAGACCCCACACCGCCTCCTGTTTCTGTGGCTCCTGGCGCCGACCGTGAAGACAGAGACGTCGCCGGCTCACAACCCCAAGAGGACAGCAAAAAGAAGACCAAAGCACTGAGGAAGGGCTTGAAGAAAGGACGCAAAGAGGAAAGTGAGGTGGCTGGTGGCAAAGGCGTAACTGAGCCTCCAACTGGTGCTACGATGGGTGGGCCTCCATCGCTACTTTCACCAAAGAAAGGAGCAAAAAAGAAGGTGCTTGAGCGAAAGAGAAAACGGTCACATGGAGATTCTGATGCATCTGAGGAGGATTCTTCAGTGGCCCAACCCCATAATAAGAGGAAGAGAGGACCTCGGACACCGCCGCCATCATTGAGACCTGGTCAACGGGGCACTGGAGCCAATGCTGAGCCCTCCCCACAGTCCAAAATAGATAACTTCAGTGACTGGTCAGATGAGGAGGTCTCAGATCGAGGTCAACTGGACTCTGCTCTCACTGAGCGAGCTCCAACTGAGCCTCTTCGTAGAGGTAGTGGCCCCAGGATGGGCCGGGAAAGAGAGAGATGCAACCCCCCACCCATCGCTCCTCTGCTTCTGCAGGACCCTCCCATGATGCTGCAGACATTAACGCCACAGCCCCTGATGTCCCAGCCCCTTCTCCGCAAACCTCTCCCGGAGCAGCCACGCAGCAGCAGCATGGGAAGCAACCAGAGCCGCACGTCATCCAGACGGCCACGGTCCCCCTCCAATGAGTCGGCCCACCGTGATGACCTCCAAGGATCACGGTCCCGCAGGGGCCGCCTTCAGGGCAGTAACGCACATGACCGTGAAAGGGAGCGAGAACGAGAAAGGTTGGCAATGAATGACCCACCAGGAGCCGAAAGGAAATCACGAATCGACCAGTTGAGGCGAGGCGAACCTAGCCGCAGTACCTCCTCCG ACCGCCAGGATTCCCGCAGCCACAGCTCCAGGCGTAGCTCCCCCGACTCCGAGAGACAGGCCAGGTCCCAGTCTCGCGCCGGCTCCTATGACAGTCGAGAGCGAGATCGCGACAGGGAGCAATTTGATCGTGAACGCGACCGAAAAGACGTCCGGCAACAACAGCCAGGCCTGATACTCCAACAGCCTCTTCAACAGCAGAGGGACTGGGATCCCGAAACCAGGGAGTGGACTGGTAGGGGACGAGAGCCCCTGCTCATGCGTCCCGGCCGTGAACCTCTTCTGAGGGAGAGGGACATCCGGGACAGGGAACGCTTACTCCCCGAGGGACTCATTCAGCAGCACGAGCGGGAACGCGAGAGAGAACGTGACAGGAGCGACAGAGAAAGGGAGAGATTGATGATGCTGGCCTCTCCCTCCCACTCTGACACCAGAGCTGCGGCGCGAAGTGACCTGATAAGACAAGACAGAGGTGACTATGAGCCCCTCCTTCCAAGAGAAGTCTTCAGCCCACCAGAACCTGAGAAACCCAGCAACAGTCACCACGTGGCGGGCGAGCAGCCAGAGATGGAGAGAATAGACAGCATTGATG GAGAGGATGATGGGAAAGAAGATGACAGCCAGTCGGTGGCATCTGTTGGAGAGGAGTATGAACCAATCAGTGATGATGAGCTTGATGAAATTCTGGCTGACAGTCAGAAAAAGGAAGAGCAGCAGGATGAGGAGAaaattgcag GCCCTCTGGATGTCATCGATGTGGACTGGTCCAGCCTGATGCCCAGACAGAAACAGGAACCCAGGGCCGCCGGGGCAGCATTGCTGCGCTTCACCCCAGGGGCTGTTCTCCTCAGGGCAGGTGTCTCCAAGCGACTTGCTGGGCCTCAGCTCTTGGAGAAGGTGAAAGAAGTGTGCAAGGCAGAGCTTGATGACCCTAAAG AGGCCGACAAGCTATTTGAGCACGACCTTGGAGCCTTAAACATGGCAGCCCTGAACAGACGTGTAGAAAGGGCGGGTCTACTCAGCAACCTGGGGCCATGCTGCAAGGCTCTGTGTGCCCGTAGGGACTTGGCCATCCGCAGGCAGCTGTTGAAAAATGACAAG GGCCTCACCAAACAGTATCCCATGAACCCTGTGGTGGACAGTGAGCTGCTACAAATGAGCATGCGTCTTTTTAGGAAAACTATGGCCGGTCAGGTTTCTGCTCCAGAAAGGTCAGACAGTGGGTCCGACCCAGCTCCTGAACCGAGCTTGCCAGCGCCACCCATTGTGGCACAGCCAGAAGTTTGCGTGTCCTGA
- the zc3h13 gene encoding zinc finger CCCH domain-containing protein 13 isoform X1, whose protein sequence is MSKIRRKVTVENSKTISDSSTTTASSSTSNPAAPSRRPSVFERLGPSTGSNAADSHCRNWLKTGNCSYGNTCRYTHGTQPRGKGFNFSRSAERPTGDLRERMKNKRQDNDPESVKRELDEHTSPTGRQRDSSRGRHREKEDIKITKERTPASEEEPPEWETTREDSDIGDYDYELSLEMKRQKIQRELMKLEQENLDKREEMVVKKDETATKTRSTAVQKASPELLPSRDPPSPRKSSGSPKHKSGVKGSGKKEKKALASSPITETAKSKGSHSKKKGPRTPSPPPPVPLDIPVVGKKHKGKHKNKEKGEEKQKEGKDRGRDAEKHKGQNKKEKRRDRSDSSHKAKRLVTSEEQSASVSPPTRKKSISPKAASHKAALLVSPPRRSPSPQRRQRTPTPPRRRSPSSRSDSSPQRHSTSPRRRRSSSPAYHRSAAASSPPRSQRSRSPAVSHDASSPHRRSDRSSPARRHSRGRERSRGDRERSPHTQERRRERRDESRSKREKDNNREDRDYDTEQVLSRDSRDDRDSREARERRDGRGRDTARELRDRRDVKETRESRTETRCSRESLEHRDREREREKDRDREREKERDRDRERIDTLRKEEAAQDDRNYGRSHGREEGGREGRAETRTDRNGRGRGREIPDKGSNRNSRGSQLDSSHDNWESRSGGARERSTERSNASERDRYDGDKRGEQARDSSYDRRGGHSDRDRRDNRDRDQRAASPNRHQRRSEESERDERRDERRTDRGDERREDRTRDRERDREREREREKDREREREKEREKEREAERERARERERERERDREREREREREEREREREERERERKEREREREQRERERQREWEERERGREERRDRREDARDDRAIRETRDDRKTSRKRHRLESSPSPRPSPKRGTRDISPADSDGYISADEKSERPIGRGLAKLHPQPLLPSPVCLPPSDSTDKHRLLSQVVRPQEPQLRSPSRATAPDDKPGHWKDEERRAASDKRELRSRHEDQEARGERTRVGDRRGDQVADTHSDARGRGRDLRDPTPPPVSVAPGADREDRDVAGSQPQEDSKKKTKALRKGLKKGRKEESEVAGGKGVTEPPTGATMGGPPSLLSPKKGAKKKVLERKRKRSHGDSDASEEDSSVAQPHNKRKRGPRTPPPSLRPGQRGTGANAEPSPQSKIDNFSDWSDEEVSDRGQLDSALTERAPTEPLRRGSGPRMGRERERCNPPPIAPLLLQDPPMMLQTLTPQPLMSQPLLRKPLPEQPRSSSMGSNQSRTSSRRPRSPSNESAHRDDLQGSRSRRGRLQGSNAHDRERERERERLAMNDPPGAERKSRIDQLRRGEPSRSTSSDRQDSRSHSSRRSSPDSERQARSQSRAGSYDSRERDRDREQFDRERDRKDVRQQQPGLILQQPLQQQRDWDPETREWTGRGREPLLMRPGREPLLRERDIRDRERLLPEGLIQQHERERERERDRSDRERERLMMLASPSHSDTRAAARSDLIRQDRGDYEPLLPREVFSPPEPEKPSNSHHVAGEQPEMERIDSIDGEDDGKEDDSQSVASVGEEYEPISDDELDEILADSQKKEEQQDEEKIAGPLDVIDVDWSSLMPRQKQEPRAAGAALLRFTPGAVLLRAGVSKRLAGPQLLEKVKEVCKAELDDPKEADKLFEHDLGALNMAALNRRVERAGLLSNLGPCCKALCARRDLAIRRQLLKNDKGLTKQYPMNPVVDSELLQMSMRLFRKTMAGQVSAPERSDSGSDPAPEPSLPAPPIVAQPEVCVS, encoded by the exons ATGTCCAAGATCAGGCGAAAGGTTACAGTGGAGaattcaaaaacaatatctgATAGCAGCACTACCACCGCATCCAGCAGCACCAGCAACCCTGCCGCCCCCTCGCGCCGACCCAGCGTGTTTGAACGACTCGGCCCGAGCACTGGGAGTAATGCTGCTGAT AGTCACTGTAGAAATTGGCTGAAGACTGGAAACTGCAGTTACGGCAACACTTGTCGCTATACACATGGAACTCAACCACGAGGCAAAGGATTTAACTTTAGCCG gtcAGCGGAGAGACCCACAGGCGATCTGCGGGAGAGGATGAAGAATAAAAGACAGGATAATGACCCAGAAAGCGTGAAGCGAGAATTGGACGAGCACACATCTCCTACAGGAAGA CAGAGAGACTCTTCCAGAGGCCGACATAGAGAAAAAGAGGATATCAAAATTACAAAGGAGCGTACCCCAGCCAGTGAGGAAGAGCCCCCAGAGTGGGAGACAACTCGTGAGG ATTCTGATATTGGTGACTACGACTACGAGTTGTCCCTTGAGATGAAACGTCAGAAGATTCAACGTGAACTAATGAAGCTGGAGCAGGAGAATTTGGACAAGAGAGAAGAGATGGTCGTGAAGAAAGACGAGACCGCCACCAAAACAAGATCTACGGCTGTTCAAAAA GCTTCCCCTGAGCTGTTACCCTCGCGAGACCCCCCTTCACCCAGGAAGTCCAGTGGCTCCCCAAAACACAAAAGTGGAGTCAAAGGGTCTGggaagaaagagaaaaaggCATTAGCATCCTCGCCTATCACAGAAACTGCCAA ATCGAAAGGAtctcacagcaagaagaaaGGGCCTCGTACACCCAGTCCCCCCCCTCCAGTACCTCTGGACATCCCTGTGGTTGGAAAGAAGCACAAAGGcaagcacaaaaacaaagagAAGGGTGAGGAGAAGCAGAAAGAAGGGAAAGACAGGGGACGGGATGCCGAAAAACACAAAggacaaaacaaaaaggaaaaacgCAG AGATCGATCAGACAGCTCCCATAAGGCCAAGCGCTTGGTGACATCAGAGGAACAATCCGCTAGTGTGTCACCCCCTACCAGGAAGAAGTCCATTTCCCCCAAAGCTGCTTCACATAAGGCCGCCCTACTGGTGTCTCCGCCTCGCAG ATCTCCATCTCCTCAACGCCGCCAGCGCACACCCACTCCGCCCCGCCGCCGCTCTCCTTCCTCTCGCTCCGACTCCTCCCCGCAGCGGCATTCGACCTCACCTCGCCGCCGGCGCTCGTCATCCCCCGCCTACCACCGCAGCGCCGCAGCTTCTTCACCGCCAAGGTCCCAGCGGTCTCGATCTCCCGCCGTTTCCCATGATGCGTCTTCGCCCCACCGGCGCTCTGATAGATCAAGCCCTGCTCGGCGCCACTCGAGAGGTCGTGAGAGAAGCCGCGGCGACAGAGAGAGGAGTCCGCACACTCAGGAGCGCAGACGTGAGCGCAGAGATG AGAGCCGAAGCAAGCGAGAAAAGGACAATAACCGTGAAGACAGGGACTACGACACGGAGCAGGTCTTGTCTCGGGATAGCCGTGACGACAGAGACTCCAGAGAAGCCCGAGAGCGACGGGATGGTCGAGGACGGGACACAGCCAGAGAGCTTCGCGACCGCAGAGATGTGAAGGAAACGAGAGAGAGCAGGACAGAAACTCGCTGCAGCCGAGAGTCACTTGAGCATCGGGATCGTGAGCGAGAGCgtgagaaagacagagacagagagcgGGAAAAGGAAAGGGACCGAGATAGGGAGAGGATCGACACCCTCAGGAAGGAGGAAGCTGCCCAGGACGACAGGAATTACGGGAGATCTCATGGACGTgaagaaggaggaagagaaggaCGAGCTGAGACCAGAACGGACAGAAACGGACGAGGGAGGGGGCGTGAAATACCTGACAAAG GCTCAAACAGGAACTCTCGAGGGTCCCAGCTGGACAGCAGCCATGACAACTGGGAGTCACGAAGCGGCGGTGCACGTGAACGCAGCACAGAGAGGAGCAATGCATCAGAGCGAGACCGCTACGATGGCGACAAGAGAGGAGAGCAGGCCCGAGACTCGTCATACGACAGGAGAGGTGGTCACAGTGACAGAGACCGCAGAGATAATCGTGACAGAG ATCAAAGGGCAGCTTCTCCAAATCGACACCAGAGAAGATCCGAGGAGTCAGAGAGGGACGAGAGAAGGGATGAGCGAAGGACAGACCGAGGAGATGAGCGACGGGAGGACAGGACCAGAGACCGTGAGAGAGACAGGGAGCGAGAGCGGGAACGGGAGAAAGACAGGGAGCGGGAGAGGGAAAAGGAGCGAGAAAAGGAGAGAGAGGCTGAGCGGGAGCGTGCCAGGGAGCGGGAGCGTGAAAGGGAGAGAGACAGGGAGCGTGAAAGGGAGCGGGAGAGAGAGGAACGAGAACGGGAGAGAGAGGAGCGCGAGAGGGAGAGGAAGGAGCGTGAGCGGGAGAGAGAGCAGCGGGAGCGAGAGAGGCAGCGGGAATGGGAGgagcgagagagagggagggaggaaaggcGAGATAGGAGAGAAGATGCCCGCGATGACCGCGCCATTCGAGAAACGCGGGACGATCGCAAAACAAG TCGCAAGCGGCACAGGTTGGAGAGCAGCCCAAGCCCCCGACCTTCACCCAAGCGAGGGACACGTGACATCAGTCCTGCAGACAGTGACGGCTACATCAGCGCAGATGAGAAAAGTGAGCGTCCAATTGGCCGAGGACTGGCCAAGCTCCACCCACAGCCCCTCCTCCCCAGCCCTGTGTGTCTGCCTCCGAGTGACA GCACGGACAAGCATCGCCTTTTGAGCCAGGTGGTGCGGCCCCAGGAGCCCCAGTTGCGCTCCCCATCGAGGGCTACAGCGCCCGATGACAAGCCTGGCCACTGGAAGGATGAAGAGCGCCGAGCAGCATCAGACAAGAGGGAATTGCGCAGTCGCCACGAGGACCAGGAAGCCCGAGGCGAGCGCACCAGGGTGGGTGACCGACGAGGGGATCAGGTGGCAGACACGCACTCAGACGCCCGTGGCCGAGGCAGAGACCTGCGAGACCCCACACCGCCTCCTGTTTCTGTGGCTCCTGGCGCCGACCGTGAAGACAGAGACGTCGCCGGCTCACAACCCCAAGAGGACAGCAAAAAGAAGACCAAAGCACTGAGGAAGGGCTTGAAGAAAGGACGCAAAGAGGAAAGTGAGGTGGCTGGTGGCAAAGGCGTAACTGAGCCTCCAACTGGTGCTACGATGGGTGGGCCTCCATCGCTACTTTCACCAAAGAAAGGAGCAAAAAAGAAGGTGCTTGAGCGAAAGAGAAAACGGTCACATGGAGATTCTGATGCATCTGAGGAGGATTCTTCAGTGGCCCAACCCCATAATAAGAGGAAGAGAGGACCTCGGACACCGCCGCCATCATTGAGACCTGGTCAACGGGGCACTGGAGCCAATGCTGAGCCCTCCCCACAGTCCAAAATAGATAACTTCAGTGACTGGTCAGATGAGGAGGTCTCAGATCGAGGTCAACTGGACTCTGCTCTCACTGAGCGAGCTCCAACTGAGCCTCTTCGTAGAGGTAGTGGCCCCAGGATGGGCCGGGAAAGAGAGAGATGCAACCCCCCACCCATCGCTCCTCTGCTTCTGCAGGACCCTCCCATGATGCTGCAGACATTAACGCCACAGCCCCTGATGTCCCAGCCCCTTCTCCGCAAACCTCTCCCGGAGCAGCCACGCAGCAGCAGCATGGGAAGCAACCAGAGCCGCACGTCATCCAGACGGCCACGGTCCCCCTCCAATGAGTCGGCCCACCGTGATGACCTCCAAGGATCACGGTCCCGCAGGGGCCGCCTTCAGGGCAGTAACGCACATGACCGTGAAAGGGAGCGAGAACGAGAAAGGTTGGCAATGAATGACCCACCAGGAGCCGAAAGGAAATCACGAATCGACCAGTTGAGGCGAGGCGAACCTAGCCGCAGTACCTCCTCCG ACCGCCAGGATTCCCGCAGCCACAGCTCCAGGCGTAGCTCCCCCGACTCCGAGAGACAGGCCAGGTCCCAGTCTCGCGCCGGCTCCTATGACAGTCGAGAGCGAGATCGCGACAGGGAGCAATTTGATCGTGAACGCGACCGAAAAGACGTCCGGCAACAACAGCCAGGCCTGATACTCCAACAGCCTCTTCAACAGCAGAGGGACTGGGATCCCGAAACCAGGGAGTGGACTGGTAGGGGACGAGAGCCCCTGCTCATGCGTCCCGGCCGTGAACCTCTTCTGAGGGAGAGGGACATCCGGGACAGGGAACGCTTACTCCCCGAGGGACTCATTCAGCAGCACGAGCGGGAACGCGAGAGAGAACGTGACAGGAGCGACAGAGAAAGGGAGAGATTGATGATGCTGGCCTCTCCCTCCCACTCTGACACCAGAGCTGCGGCGCGAAGTGACCTGATAAGACAAGACAGAGGTGACTATGAGCCCCTCCTTCCAAGAGAAGTCTTCAGCCCACCAGAACCTGAGAAACCCAGCAACAGTCACCACGTGGCGGGCGAGCAGCCAGAGATGGAGAGAATAGACAGCATTGATG GAGAGGATGATGGGAAAGAAGATGACAGCCAGTCGGTGGCATCTGTTGGAGAGGAGTATGAACCAATCAGTGATGATGAGCTTGATGAAATTCTGGCTGACAGTCAGAAAAAGGAAGAGCAGCAGGATGAGGAGAaaattgcag GCCCTCTGGATGTCATCGATGTGGACTGGTCCAGCCTGATGCCCAGACAGAAACAGGAACCCAGGGCCGCCGGGGCAGCATTGCTGCGCTTCACCCCAGGGGCTGTTCTCCTCAGGGCAGGTGTCTCCAAGCGACTTGCTGGGCCTCAGCTCTTGGAGAAGGTGAAAGAAGTGTGCAAGGCAGAGCTTGATGACCCTAAAG AGGCCGACAAGCTATTTGAGCACGACCTTGGAGCCTTAAACATGGCAGCCCTGAACAGACGTGTAGAAAGGGCGGGTCTACTCAGCAACCTGGGGCCATGCTGCAAGGCTCTGTGTGCCCGTAGGGACTTGGCCATCCGCAGGCAGCTGTTGAAAAATGACAAG GGCCTCACCAAACAGTATCCCATGAACCCTGTGGTGGACAGTGAGCTGCTACAAATGAGCATGCGTCTTTTTAGGAAAACTATGGCCGGTCAGGTTTCTGCTCCAGAAAGGTCAGACAGTGGGTCCGACCCAGCTCCTGAACCGAGCTTGCCAGCGCCACCCATTGTGGCACAGCCAGAAGTTTGCGTGTCCTGA